Within the Pseudomonas fulva genome, the region GGGGGCGCCGGCAAGGCGCTGTTGCTGGGCAGCCTGGGCGCGCTACTGCTGGCCTACCTGATCCGCTTTCTGGCGGTGGCCCATGGGCCCCTGGAAACCAGCCTGGCGCGCATTCGCCCATCGCTGGCCCAGGCGTCGCGCAGTCTGGGGGTCGGCGGCGTGGCATTGTTCGGGCGCCTGTACCTGCCGCTGCTGATGCCCGGCGTGCTGTCGGCGGCCCTGCTGGTCTTCGTCGACGTGCTCAAGGAAATGCCGGCCACGCTGCTGATGCGTCCCTTCGGCTGGGACACCCTGGCGGTGCGCATCTTCGAGATGACCAGCGAAGGCGAGTGGGCGCGCGCCGCGCTGCCGGCGCTGACCCTGGTGCTGGTGGGGCTGCTGCCGGTCATCGTGCTGATCCGCCGTTCCGCCCAGCGAATCGGATAAGCGGTCATCTGGCGATCCCAGGGCCCCTCGCCAGAGCCCGCCGGGCGCTTTGTTACACGGCCTGCCAATGTGCGAGATGACCGGCCCCGACCATGCGGCTACAATGCGCGCCATTCGCTGTGGCCCGCCATGCAGCCAGCTCCAAATTCACCTGGAATGGCCCATTTCACGCACGCCCCAGCCTTGCAACGCCCGGAAGGAGATCCCATGGGACAGCGCACACCTCTTTACGACCTGCACCTGGCGCTCGGCGCCAAGATGGTCGATTTCGGCGGCTGGGACATGCCGCTGCACTACGGCTCCCAGGTCGAGGAGCATCATCAGGTCCGCCGCGACTGCGGGGTGTTCGACGTCTCCCACATGACCGTGGTCGACGTGCAGGGCGCCGATGCCAGGCCGTATCTGCAGCGCCTGCTGGCCAACGACGTGGCGCGTCTGCAAAACCCGGGCAAGGCCCTCTACAGCGCCATGCTCAACGAACAGGGTGGGGTGATCGACGACCTGATCGTCTACCTGCTCGATACCGTCGAAGTACCGGCCTACCGGCTGGTGGTCAATGCCGCCACCCGCGACAAGGACCTGGCCTGGATGCGCGCCCACAGCAGCGAGTTCGCCGTCGAGTTGCGCGAGCGCAGCGACTTCGCGATGTTCGCCGTGCAAGGCCCCAAGGCCCGCGCCCGCACTGCCGAGCTGGTCAGCCAGGCACGTGCCGGCCTGATCCACGAGCTCAAGCCCTTCCAGGGCCTGCCCGATGGCGACTGGTTCATCGCCCGCACCGGCTACACCGGCGAGGACGGTCTGGAAATCATGCTACCGGCCGGCGAAGCCGTGGCGTTCTTCAACGACCTGGTCGGCGCCGGCATTTCCCCCATCGGCCTTGGTGCGCGCGACACCCTGCGCCTGGAGGCGGGCCTGAATCTCTATGGCCAGGACATGGACGAGCAGGCCTCGCCGCTGGCCTGCAACCTGGCCTGGACGGTTGCCTGGGAGCCGGCCGGGCGTGCCTTCATCGGTCGCGAGGCCCTGCAGCGCCAGCACGCGGCTGGCGAACACCCGCGTCTGGTCGGTGTGGTGCTCGAGGAGCGTGGCGTGTTGCGTGCGCACCAGGTGGTGCGCGTCGACGGCGTCGGCGAAGGCGAGATCACCAGCGGCAGCTTCTCGCCGACCCTGGGCAAATCCATCGCGTTGGCCCGCGTACCGGCGAAGACCGGTGACCGCGCGGAAGTGGAAATTCGCGGCAAGTGGTATCCGCTGCGCGTGGTGCAGCCGAGTTTCGTGCGCCATGGCAAGGTGTTGATCTAACGTCTACGCTGACGCGTCCGTGCGCGCCTGCTAAATTCCCCGGACGGCGCGGTCGCCGTCCTGTCTGATGAGGAACGACAACATGAGCTCTATCCCCGCCGATCTGCGTTACGCCACCAGCCACGAATGGGCACGCCTGGAAGCCGACGGCAGCGTGACCGTGGGCATCTCCGACCATGCACAGGAAGCGCTGGGTGATGTGGTGTTCATCGAGCTGCCGGAAATCGGCAAGGTGCTCGATGCGGGCCAGGAAGCCGGTGTGGTCGAGTCGGTGAAGGCCGCTTCCGACATCTACGCGCCAGTCGGTGGCGAAGTGATCGCCATCAACGAAGCCTTGGCCGACAGCCCGGAAAGCGTCAACAACGACCCATACGGCAGCTGGTTCTTCAAGTTGCAGCCCAGCGATGCCTCGCAACTGCAGAAGCTGCTGGACAGCGCGGGCTACCAAGCAAGTATCGACGGCTGAATCCCAGACGAGAAAGCCGGCCCCTGGGCCGGCTTTCTTGTCACTGCTGGGCAGTGGAGCGCTTCTTTACTGCTGGGCAGTGAGAATCGCGGTGGCCAGCTCCATGTCGCTGGCTTGCAGATCCGGGTTGTCGGTGCGGATCTTCTGCAGCGCCGCCTCCAGATAAGGGCCGCGGATTTCGCCGTTGCTGGCGATATAGCTGCTGGCGTCATCCTGGGCGGGGACGATCATCTTGTTGTCCTTGAAGGTCAGGTA harbors:
- the gcvT gene encoding glycine cleavage system aminomethyltransferase GcvT, which gives rise to MGQRTPLYDLHLALGAKMVDFGGWDMPLHYGSQVEEHHQVRRDCGVFDVSHMTVVDVQGADARPYLQRLLANDVARLQNPGKALYSAMLNEQGGVIDDLIVYLLDTVEVPAYRLVVNAATRDKDLAWMRAHSSEFAVELRERSDFAMFAVQGPKARARTAELVSQARAGLIHELKPFQGLPDGDWFIARTGYTGEDGLEIMLPAGEAVAFFNDLVGAGISPIGLGARDTLRLEAGLNLYGQDMDEQASPLACNLAWTVAWEPAGRAFIGREALQRQHAAGEHPRLVGVVLEERGVLRAHQVVRVDGVGEGEITSGSFSPTLGKSIALARVPAKTGDRAEVEIRGKWYPLRVVQPSFVRHGKVLI
- the gcvH gene encoding glycine cleavage system protein GcvH codes for the protein MSSIPADLRYATSHEWARLEADGSVTVGISDHAQEALGDVVFIELPEIGKVLDAGQEAGVVESVKAASDIYAPVGGEVIAINEALADSPESVNNDPYGSWFFKLQPSDASQLQKLLDSAGYQASIDG
- a CDS encoding DUF2388 domain-containing protein, translated to MRRSSSLLLAGLFLAAATQVHAVNLRDVLSSGATTASTYLTFKDNKMIVPAQDDASSYIASNGEIRGPYLEAALQKIRTDNPDLQASDMELATAILTAQQ